One window from the genome of Pseudonocardia hierapolitana encodes:
- a CDS encoding ATP-binding protein — MPPSEQDERPGCIPRPLPGGADGPPLAEDLHFELAPELVAPSIARERFERWLRDLGWPSGQSDDLVLALSEAVSNSIEHGYRIHPGPAPEPLGAGAVEVRARVLTEANGVRRIALTVRDHGRWREPIGPARFRGHGLSIIRACADEFDINGDDTGTTLTLTSRAAPAPPAAP; from the coding sequence ATGCCGCCATCCGAGCAGGACGAGCGGCCCGGCTGCATCCCTCGGCCGCTCCCGGGCGGGGCAGACGGCCCACCGCTCGCCGAGGATCTCCACTTCGAGCTGGCACCGGAGTTGGTGGCGCCCTCGATCGCGCGCGAGCGCTTCGAGCGGTGGTTGCGCGACCTCGGCTGGCCGAGCGGGCAGAGCGACGACCTGGTGCTCGCGCTCAGCGAGGCGGTCAGCAACAGCATCGAGCACGGCTACCGGATCCACCCCGGCCCGGCTCCAGAGCCGCTCGGGGCGGGAGCGGTGGAGGTACGGGCACGGGTGCTGACCGAGGCGAACGGCGTGCGCCGGATCGCCCTCACCGTGCGGGACCACGGGCGCTGGCGCGAGCCGATCGGGCCGGCCCGCTTCCGGGGCCACGGACTCAGCATCATCCGGGCCTGCGCAGACGAGTTCGACATCAACGGCGACGACACCGGCACCACGCTCACGCTCACCTCCCGGGCGGCGCCGGCCCCGCCCGCCGCCCCCTGA
- a CDS encoding NADPH-dependent FMN reductase, with the protein MKAEPVHILLISGSTRGASTNTAVLRTAEAVAPDGVTTARPELLAALPAFNPDDDHEPLHPAVAALRREIGEAAAVLFCTPEYAGALPGSFKNLLDDLQRHVRRPQAPSDGPNASSGG; encoded by the coding sequence ATGAAGGCTGAGCCGGTCCACATCCTGCTGATCTCCGGCAGTACCCGCGGCGCATCGACCAACACCGCGGTACTGCGCACCGCCGAAGCCGTCGCGCCGGACGGGGTCACGACCGCACGCCCGGAACTCCTCGCCGCGCTCCCGGCCTTCAACCCCGACGACGACCACGAACCACTACATCCCGCCGTCGCCGCCCTGAGGCGCGAGATCGGCGAAGCGGCCGCCGTGCTGTTCTGCACCCCGGAGTACGCCGGTGCGCTGCCGGGCAGCTTCAAGAACCTGCTCGACGACCTGCAGCGCCACGTGCGCCGACCGCAGGCACCGAGCGACGGGCCGAACGCGAGCTCGGGCGGCTGA
- a CDS encoding branched-chain amino acid transporter permease has protein sequence MPDVGYLASVVAVASTVTWALRALPFALLAPLRASSVVPYLATSMPVGVMAILVVHTLRHTPLTAPPYGATVGIALAATVALHLWRHNVVLSIAGGTAVHVVLASVVFTG, from the coding sequence GTGCCTGACGTCGGCTACCTGGCCTCCGTCGTGGCCGTCGCCTCCACCGTGACGTGGGCACTGCGCGCGCTGCCCTTCGCACTGCTCGCGCCGCTGCGCGCCAGCTCGGTGGTGCCCTACCTCGCCACGAGCATGCCCGTCGGGGTGATGGCCATCCTGGTGGTCCACACCCTGCGGCACACACCGCTCACCGCGCCGCCCTACGGCGCCACCGTCGGGATCGCGCTCGCCGCCACGGTGGCGCTGCACCTCTGGCGGCACAACGTGGTGCTGAGCATCGCCGGCGGTACCGCGGTCCACGTGGTCCTCGCCAGCGTCGTGTTCACCGGCTGA
- a CDS encoding alpha-amylase family glycosyl hydrolase, with amino-acid sequence MPAELDDPWFARDHHGDLVPWRVESLVTPDYDSTGYQSYVADVMTFWLDRGVAGWRLDSAWSVPASFWRRVLTSAPTYATRRRCDHVGRREKGRHEG; translated from the coding sequence GTGCCCGCCGAGCTCGACGACCCCTGGTTCGCGCGGGACCACCACGGCGACCTGGTGCCGTGGCGGGTCGAGTCGCTCGTCACACCGGACTACGACTCCACCGGCTACCAGTCCTACGTCGCGGACGTCATGACGTTCTGGCTGGATCGCGGCGTCGCCGGATGGCGCCTCGACTCGGCATGGTCGGTCCCGGCGAGCTTCTGGCGCAGAGTGCTCACATCGGCGCCGACCTATGCCACTCGACGACGCTGTGATCATGTAGGGCGGCGCGAGAAGGGAAGACATGAAGGCTGA
- a CDS encoding AzlC family ABC transporter permease has product MEVRRALSDALSVGFAAAAMGLAFGVLVTRSGLEWWWATIFASVIFAGSLEFLLLGLVTALAPLGQIAAAAFLVNFRHVFYALSFPLHRVPGVAAKAYSTFALTDEAYAVTARPEAQTWSRERILWLQAFVHLFWVGSVTIGALGGTLIPPGVRGLDFAVTALFVVLGIDAFRARRDVPAAVVAVACALAGHVVFGEQMLVAALAMFTVFLLARYASRRA; this is encoded by the coding sequence ATGGAGGTCCGGCGAGCCCTGAGCGACGCGCTCTCGGTGGGTTTCGCGGCCGCCGCGATGGGGCTGGCGTTCGGGGTGCTCGTCACCCGCTCCGGCCTCGAGTGGTGGTGGGCCACGATCTTCGCCTCGGTGATCTTCGCGGGCTCGCTGGAGTTCCTGCTCCTCGGTCTGGTCACCGCGCTCGCCCCGCTCGGCCAGATCGCGGCCGCGGCATTCCTGGTCAACTTCCGGCACGTGTTCTACGCGCTGTCCTTCCCGCTCCACCGCGTCCCGGGCGTCGCAGCGAAGGCCTACAGCACCTTCGCCCTCACCGACGAGGCCTACGCCGTGACGGCCCGCCCCGAGGCGCAGACGTGGAGCAGGGAGCGGATCCTGTGGCTGCAGGCCTTCGTGCACCTGTTCTGGGTCGGCAGCGTGACGATCGGAGCCCTCGGCGGAACGCTGATCCCGCCGGGCGTGCGGGGACTCGACTTCGCGGTCACCGCGCTCTTCGTCGTGCTCGGGATCGACGCCTTCCGCGCCCGCCGCGACGTCCCGGCCGCCGTGGTCGCGGTCGCGTGCGCCCTGGCCGGGCACGTCGTGTTCGGCGAGCAGATGCTGGTGGCCGCGCTGGCGATGTTCACCGTGTTCCTGCTCGCCAGGTACGCGAGCCGCCGTGCCTGA
- a CDS encoding STAS domain-containing protein: protein MKPAGDELRPDGGEALAGYPQEEQLIDVRRVDRPDAVVVRVSGAVDVLTAPRLRSALAVALEHLDGRPVVVDLAAVRFLGSPGLRALAESAEQASTKPGFQPLRVVVDSNRPVLRPIELTGYDAILALYHDIEDAVTGNALN from the coding sequence ATGAAGCCTGCTGGTGACGAGCTTCGACCGGATGGTGGCGAGGCACTCGCCGGGTATCCGCAAGAGGAGCAGCTGATCGATGTCCGGCGGGTTGATCGGCCGGATGCTGTGGTGGTGCGTGTCAGCGGCGCGGTCGACGTCCTCACCGCACCTCGGCTGAGGTCCGCGCTCGCCGTCGCCCTGGAACACCTCGACGGCCGCCCGGTCGTCGTCGACCTCGCTGCCGTGCGGTTCCTCGGCTCGCCGGGGCTGCGCGCGTTGGCGGAGAGCGCCGAGCAGGCGTCGACGAAGCCGGGCTTCCAGCCGCTACGCGTGGTGGTCGACAGCAACCGGCCCGTTCTGCGCCCGATCGAGCTGACCGGATACGACGCGATCCTCGCCCTGTACCACGACATCGAGGACGCGGTGACGGGTAACGCGCTCAACTAG